From a single Streptomyces liliifuscus genomic region:
- a CDS encoding sensor histidine kinase — MPADLPLEERARPVSAAVESCDASGAGPAGPNVWERTFRLWDPYFAVVWAATVVFVLGAADPGRPVRLVTIGLLALLVPWYVLVGRPVLLAEGRDERRSLGYVAGAVLLFLPPGIMVGETRVLTFALIPQCFMALRMRWAMAAVLVINVVPVVGWSLLWRPGPRILFVNSVSAVVSVVFSAAIGSWIIRVIEQSRERADLIAELDASRHELSRLSAAHGALAERERLSREIHDTLAQGFTSLLMLTQAVEAELDRSDVAQARRHLALMDETARQSLAEARALVAGGTPADLDGASLPDALRRLAARHGASVTVSGPVRALPAGPEVVVLRSCQEALANARKHAGSSAPVSVALTYADAALTVSVRDEGCGFDPMAPAPGYGLAGLRARAAEVGGTARVHSAPGDGTTITVRLPVPPTPERSTP; from the coding sequence GTGCCTGCTGACCTTCCGCTGGAAGAGCGAGCGCGACCGGTGAGCGCCGCGGTGGAATCGTGCGACGCGTCAGGGGCAGGGCCCGCGGGACCGAACGTCTGGGAACGGACCTTCCGGCTCTGGGATCCGTACTTCGCGGTGGTGTGGGCGGCCACAGTGGTGTTCGTGCTGGGCGCGGCGGATCCGGGACGACCGGTGCGACTGGTCACCATCGGCCTGCTCGCGCTCCTCGTTCCCTGGTACGTGCTGGTGGGACGGCCGGTCCTGCTGGCCGAGGGCCGGGACGAGCGGCGGTCCCTCGGCTATGTCGCCGGGGCGGTCCTCCTCTTCCTGCCGCCCGGCATCATGGTCGGCGAGACCCGGGTGCTGACCTTCGCCCTCATCCCGCAGTGCTTCATGGCGCTGCGGATGCGCTGGGCGATGGCGGCCGTGCTCGTCATCAACGTCGTGCCGGTGGTGGGCTGGTCGCTGCTCTGGCGGCCGGGACCGCGGATCCTCTTCGTCAACTCCGTCTCCGCGGTGGTCAGTGTCGTCTTCTCGGCGGCCATCGGCAGCTGGATCATCCGTGTCATCGAGCAGAGCCGGGAACGGGCCGATCTCATCGCCGAGTTGGACGCCAGCCGCCATGAACTGTCCAGGCTCTCGGCAGCACATGGCGCGCTGGCCGAGCGCGAACGCCTCTCCCGGGAGATCCACGACACGCTCGCGCAGGGCTTCACCAGTCTGCTGATGCTGACTCAGGCGGTCGAGGCCGAGCTGGACCGCTCCGACGTGGCACAGGCCCGCCGCCATCTGGCCCTGATGGACGAGACCGCGCGGCAGAGTCTCGCCGAGGCTCGGGCCCTCGTCGCCGGTGGCACGCCCGCCGACCTCGACGGCGCCTCACTGCCGGACGCGCTGCGCCGGCTCGCCGCGCGCCACGGGGCGTCGGTGACCGTCTCCGGCCCCGTCCGCGCGCTGCCCGCCGGGCCGGAGGTCGTGGTCCTCCGTTCCTGCCAGGAGGCACTCGCCAACGCCCGCAAACACGCGGGGAGTTCGGCTCCGGTCAGTGTCGCGCTCACGTACGCCGACGCGGCGCTCACCGTGTCCGTACGCGACGAGGGGTGCGGCTTCGACCCGATGGCACCGGCCCCTGGCTACGGGCTCGCTGGGCTGCGCGCACGGGCCGCCGAGGTGGGCGGGACCGCCCGGGTGCACAGCGCCCCCGGCGACGGCACGACGATCACCGTCCGGCTGCCGGTACCACCCACACCCGAAAGGAGTACCCCGTGA